accAGAAACTTGACATGGACTTTTGGTTATTTGTAACTGTGAAACTTTTGTAGATACATATCGGAGATCGATATAAAGCTGGACTTGGTCCCTCCATCTCTAATAAATTTGGTGTCTAGGCAGCTCCTCGGCAACGGTTTCAAACTTTTCAAGAaggttattttttctttttcttttaagttCGTAGAATTAATGATTTTCAGTTGTGTGATGTTGTGGTGTTTCACTTGAACGTGTACAGACCATTGGTTCGGTGGCTAAATCTGATGACTACAGGAGAGTTTTAGCTGATCCATTGTGTACTATGATACGTCAAGCTCTGTATTCTACTGATGAAATCTGCCAAGCAAATGTGTTCCATAGCCAAGATGAAAGTGGTTGCAAAAGAGATGATCATGAGATTGAGGAAGAAGAATgtggtgatgatgaagatgaagatgagaataaaagtgttttttcttcttcttcttctggagaGAAGGATGAAAGTTACATTGGGAAGACCTACAATGGTAAAACACTTTTCTGTATAAGCCCAGAGGTGAAGCAAGCTTTGGGGACATTAGAGAAAGTGATAACAATGGTTAGAAAATCCAGaacagataataataataagacatCATCAACAtctttagaagaagaagaagcatccTCATCATCACCAAAGCTACATTTAGAAAGAGCTGAGATTGTTTCAAGCAGCAAAGTTTGTACTCAAGGTCCTAACACTGAGGTTCTTGATGAAGCGTCACTCACACATTAtcaccacaacaacaacaacaacaatcggTAAAAAGTTAAGGAACTTCAAGAAGTTATGTTTGCTAATGGATTAAATAATCTAGACCTTTTAAGAATTGTTTACAGGCGAAGTGGATCAAGTTCTTTTGCAAGAGAAGGCAACAAAATAGCTCCTACGACAACCCCTGAGGTCACTAGGATAACAATCTCACAAGCCACAACTCTTTTCAACCAAACAGAAGAGAACAGTGACGACAAGCCAAGCGGATTAAATGGAGGTAAGAGCTCGGTTCTGCAGAGAAAACGTAAACCACGCTGCTTCGGAATCAGGTCATGGATGAGAAGGACCTGAAAATAGTTTATACCAAATACTACAACATATAGGAAACATCAGATTGTTTCTAGTTACAACACATTTGGATACTTTAAGATTTGCAACAAGTGTTTCAGCAAATACATCAAAGTTTACAAGTGTCTTTCTTGAAACCAAATATCATTGATAAAGTGTTTTTAATTCAATCAAAATATGCATTTTCTACTAGCCATTTATTGTTTTCAGAATCAATACTTTGATAATATTTGACTTGTTCGACAATAAATTCTAAACAACCTTCATTTGTGAATGAAATTGAAAGGTATTTGttccaaaaaaagaaattacCGCTCTTTTATATCTCGTTGACTTGgcccaaattatattttcatatatttaaactCCTTAACTTAACAATTAACAAAAACTAGCTCCTGacccgcgcgccagcgcggatatgaattttcagtttttaattatttattttattaaatgatgtatttgtaaaattcattcatattatattcattaagtaaatatttttttttgcatcttaaactatctattttttttacgaatgtatgatatcatataaaaaaatatataaaaaatgagtatacatagttaattagataattgtaaaaacataatttttttttcatttacgatatcatataaataatgatccgcccagttaacaaaaatcatgatttttttatttgtaattttttttttttgaccatttccttaaaaatatattaaattttacatattttaattagaatatttttaatatctttacctttttatttgaaatgcaactcaatatttttttaaaaatcataacaaaatatttaaaaaatatttttagaatttgtttgaaaaatatgaaaattacattttaaattaaaattatcctaaaatatgataagttttgatataaacgaaaactcaaattatgtcaaaaataattatattcaatgataataacaatttaaattgattattttttaaaaaatacatttacaaaaatattgtttgaaagaaaattcatttctctttcaaatataaaatgaaaatattataattaaataataaaaaatataaataaaaaccataaatttagcaaatgacaactgagttatattatgctaaaattttatttctaacaatttaacaaatgacaaatgagttatgagcaaataataccgtataatttttaaaaatatagtcattcttaaatatttttttgaataaataaatattttttaatttaatcaattgaaaataatatccgtacaattgtgtgagtcaaattctagttttatggatgcatgttatatattagtgctgtatattttaggtaacattttaatgatgcacgtttttttaaaatctccattattaaaattatgcatgtaaggataactcatgaattttttttgttgattaaatgacat
This region of Brassica napus cultivar Da-Ae chromosome C5, Da-Ae, whole genome shotgun sequence genomic DNA includes:
- the BNAC05G41460D gene encoding uncharacterized protein BNAC05G41460D gives rise to the protein MEKKREICEYRGRLDKTLASPDLTNDQTLKTLIRQQLNQECTVDVLDQRVADLSSILEKLRSASAKDQDLSNEASTGDWKVKHDHEDCRVMYREGLEGSPFHTLLVEGYMDGPIQDCLCVSWESSLYEKWWPISAFPAFRILQTKSLQKEKINEQICLVRMKVPWPMANREAILHFFLFEYFKDGLVIILLNSISAPEVENFEKKGVYEAADAVRVDLVGGVAIQKVSSERSYLRYISEIDIKLDLVPPSLINLVSRQLLGNGFKLFKKTIGSVAKSDDYRRVLADPLCTMIRQALYSTDEICQANVFHSQDESGCKRDDHEIEEEECGDDEDEDENKSVFSSSSSGEKDESYIGKTYNGKTLFCISPEVKQALGTLEKVITMVRKSRTDNNNKTSSTSLEEEEASSSSPKLHLERAEIVSSSKVCTQGPNTEVLDEASLTHYHHNNNNNNRRSGSSSFAREGNKIAPTTTPEVTRITISQATTLFNQTEENSDDKPSGLNGGKSSVLQRKRKPRCFGIRSWMRRT